Within Halonatronomonas betaini, the genomic segment CTGACATGGCATGCCAGAATTCAAATTCTACTACATCTGCTGAAACTGTACCTGATGTCAATAAAAACATAAAAATTAAACTTAGTAATACTAATTTTTTCATTTTTTATTCCTCCTAGTGTATTTTATTGAATAAGGGTTAACCCTTAATTCCTTGATTTGATGAAACACCTTTAATTATTTCTTTTTGAGCAACTATATAAACAATAATGATGGGTAGTATTATTATTGTTGAGTAAGCCATTAAAAGTTCATAATTAGAACCAGCTTCAGTCATGAAAGAAGCTAAGCCGACTGGTAATGTTCTCATCTCTGGAGTATTTGTTACTAAAAGAGGCCATAGAAAAGCATTCCAATTGTATATTATTTTTAATAAGGCTATTGATACAAGTGCTGGTTTAGATAAAGGAACTAATATTTTCCATAGAAACATAAAATCTTTACAACCATCTATTTTGGCTGATTCATATAACTCAATAGGTATTGATAAAAATTGTTGTTTTAATAAAAAGATAGCAAAAACACCTATTAACCAGGGTACTATTAAGGCCTGATATCTATTTAGCCAGTTTAATTGAGCTAGTGTTACAAAATTAGGTATCATTAAAATTTCTCCTGGGACCATCATCGTAGATAAGAATATTACAAATAAAATATCTCTTCCCCAGAATTTAATATATGTAAAAGCAAAAGCAGCTAAAATTGAAGTAATTAAAGTGCCTATTGTGACTGATAGAGCAACTATTGTACTATTAAATAAATATCTTATAATAGGTACTTGTTCTTGAATAATTAAAAAATTTTGCCATTGTGGATCAGCTGGTAAGAATCTGGGAGGCATTAAGTATACTTCTCCAGATGTTTTAAGAGCTGTCGTAAGCATCCAGATAAATGGAAGTAATGTAATAATAGCACCAGAAATAATAATTAAGTAGATTAAAAACCTTTTTATCAAAAAGAACACCTCCTATTTTTTTTTTAACGATAATGAACTTTTCTTTTAGCGAATTTTGACTGGATTAAAGTGACTAATAATATAATTATAAATAAAACTAATGCAGCTGCTGATGCAACACCATAAGCATATTGATGACTAAATTTATCATAAATATAATAGACCATTGTTAATGCACTATTTAATGGGCCAGGCCTTTTATTGAATAGGGTATATACTTCAGAAAAGATTTTAAAAGCATCTATGGTATTTAATAAAACCAAAAATAATATTGTAGGAGATAATAATGGTAATATGATTTTCATAAATAATTTTCCTTCATTAGCTCCATCTATTTTTGCTGCCTCAATATATGATTTGTTAATGTTCTGCATACCTACCAATAAAATAATTATATTAAAACCAAGACTTCTCCAGATAGTTAAAATTATTAAACTTATCAAAGCCCAATTTGGATCTATTAGCCATCCAATAGGATCGAGATTTAATATAGATATGAAATAATTTATTAAACCAAACCTTGAATTATAAAGCCACCTCCAGACTACAGCAATAGCCGCAGCTGAGGTTACAAATGGCATAAAATAAATACCTCTAAATAGAGCAGAAAATTTTATGTTTTTATTTAGAAAATAAGCAATAAAAATAGATATTATTATACTCATCGGGACTACACCTAAAACAATAACTAAAGTATTTTGAAGAGCTCTAAAGAATTCTGGATCTGAAAAAATATATCTAAAGTTATCTAAACCATATTCATATACTTCATTTGTAAAATAGTTATAGCTTGTATAAAAGCTCATTGTAAATGACTTTATAATTGGATAAATTCTAAATGTAATTAAT encodes:
- a CDS encoding carbohydrate ABC transporter permease, with product MIKRFLIYLIIISGAIITLLPFIWMLTTALKTSGEVYLMPPRFLPADPQWQNFLIIQEQVPIIRYLFNSTIVALSVTIGTLITSILAAFAFTYIKFWGRDILFVIFLSTMMVPGEILMIPNFVTLAQLNWLNRYQALIVPWLIGVFAIFLLKQQFLSIPIELYESAKIDGCKDFMFLWKILVPLSKPALVSIALLKIIYNWNAFLWPLLVTNTPEMRTLPVGLASFMTEAGSNYELLMAYSTIIILPIIIVYIVAQKEIIKGVSSNQGIKG
- a CDS encoding carbohydrate ABC transporter permease, which translates into the protein MNRNKTISSFLNGVLYLTPALIILITFRIYPIIKSFTMSFYTSYNYFTNEVYEYGLDNFRYIFSDPEFFRALQNTLVIVLGVVPMSIIISIFIAYFLNKNIKFSALFRGIYFMPFVTSAAAIAVVWRWLYNSRFGLINYFISILNLDPIGWLIDPNWALISLIILTIWRSLGFNIIILLVGMQNINKSYIEAAKIDGANEGKLFMKIILPLLSPTILFLVLLNTIDAFKIFSEVYTLFNKRPGPLNSALTMVYYIYDKFSHQYAYGVASAAALVLFIIILLVTLIQSKFAKRKVHYR